A genome region from Streptomyces xanthophaeus includes the following:
- a CDS encoding polyprenol monophosphomannose synthase — protein MSDGGQRTYGPLGTALVIIPTYNEAENIGLIVGRVRAAVPEAHILVADDNSPDGTGKLADELAVGDDHVHVLHRKGKEGLGAAYLAGFVWALEQGYGVIVEMDADGSHQPEELPRLLTALAGADLVLGSRWVPGGRVVNWPKSREFISRGGSTYSRLMLNLPMRDVTGGYRAFRRETLEGLGLDEVASAGYCFQVDLARRAVQKGFRVVEVPITFVEREFGDSKMSKDILVEALWRVTQWGIKAQASKLLGKDGAKGGGPETGKPGSGA, from the coding sequence GTGAGCGACGGCGGACAGCGGACCTACGGACCGCTCGGTACGGCCTTGGTGATCATTCCGACCTACAACGAGGCGGAGAACATCGGGCTGATCGTCGGGCGTGTGCGCGCGGCCGTGCCCGAGGCCCACATTCTCGTCGCGGACGACAACAGCCCGGACGGCACCGGCAAGCTCGCCGACGAGCTGGCGGTCGGCGACGACCACGTCCACGTGCTGCACCGCAAGGGCAAGGAGGGGCTGGGCGCCGCCTACCTGGCCGGCTTCGTCTGGGCCCTGGAGCAGGGCTACGGGGTGATCGTCGAGATGGACGCCGACGGCTCCCACCAGCCCGAGGAGCTGCCCCGCCTGCTGACCGCGCTGGCCGGCGCGGACCTGGTCCTGGGCTCCCGCTGGGTGCCGGGCGGGCGGGTGGTGAACTGGCCGAAGAGCCGGGAGTTCATCTCGCGCGGCGGTTCGACGTACTCGCGTCTGATGCTGAACCTCCCGATGCGGGACGTGACCGGCGGCTACCGGGCCTTCCGCCGGGAGACCCTGGAGGGGCTGGGGCTCGACGAGGTGGCCTCGGCGGGCTACTGCTTCCAGGTCGACCTGGCGCGCAGGGCCGTACAGAAGGGCTTCCGCGTGGTGGAGGTCCCCATCACGTTCGTCGAGCGTGAGTTCGGCGACAGCAAGATGAGCAAGGACATCCTGGTCGAGGCGCTGTGGCGGGTCACCCAGTGGGGCATCAAGGCCCAGGCTTCCAAGCTGCTGGGCAAGGACGGCGCCAAGGGCGGCGGCCCGGAGACCGGCAAGCCGGGCAGCGGGGCCTGA
- the fxsA gene encoding FxsA family membrane protein: MTTGISTAPRRRSPARTFLPLAIAAWLILEIWLLTVVADVAGGLAVAALLAGGIVLGAVVIKRAGRRAFKNLASTFQQAQQGQQPTPQQPGQGNGLTMLAGLLLMLPGLISDVAGLVLLLPPVRAWIGRRAARSLERKMASAPAGSFGDAFQQARIHYPDGKVVQGEVIREDRPGREGGPDAAYRPPLTP; encoded by the coding sequence ATGACGACCGGCATTTCCACGGCCCCCCGGCGGCGCTCGCCCGCCCGTACGTTCCTCCCCCTGGCGATCGCCGCCTGGCTGATCCTGGAGATCTGGCTGCTCACCGTGGTCGCGGACGTGGCCGGCGGGCTCGCCGTGGCCGCGCTGCTCGCGGGCGGCATCGTCCTGGGTGCGGTGGTCATCAAGCGGGCCGGGCGGCGTGCCTTCAAGAACCTGGCGAGCACCTTCCAGCAGGCCCAGCAGGGGCAGCAGCCCACTCCGCAGCAGCCCGGCCAGGGCAATGGCCTCACGATGCTGGCGGGCCTGCTCCTGATGCTGCCCGGCCTGATCTCCGACGTGGCGGGACTGGTCCTGCTGCTGCCGCCCGTCCGGGCCTGGATCGGCCGCAGGGCGGCCCGTTCGCTGGAGCGGAAGATGGCCTCGGCCCCCGCCGGCAGCTTCGGTGACGCCTTCCAGCAGGCCCGCATCCACTATCCCGACGGCAAGGTCGTCCAGGGTGAGGTCATCCGCGAGGACCGGCCCGGCCGAGAGGGCGGCCCGGACGCGGCGTACCGCCCGCCGCTGACCCCGTAA
- a CDS encoding RNA polymerase-binding protein RbpA, giving the protein MSERALRGTRLVVTSYETDRGIDLAPRQAVEYACQNGHRFEMPFSVEAEIPPEWECKACGAMALLVDGDGPEEKKGKPARTHWDMLMERRTREELEEVLAERLAVLRSGAMNIAVHPRDSRKSA; this is encoded by the coding sequence ATGAGTGAGCGAGCTCTCCGCGGTACGCGCCTCGTGGTTACCAGCTACGAGACGGACCGCGGCATCGATCTGGCCCCGCGCCAGGCGGTGGAGTACGCATGCCAGAACGGACATCGATTTGAGATGCCGTTCTCGGTTGAGGCAGAAATTCCGCCGGAGTGGGAGTGCAAGGCGTGCGGCGCCATGGCACTCCTGGTGGACGGGGATGGGCCCGAAGAGAAGAAGGGCAAGCCTGCGCGAACGCACTGGGACATGCTCATGGAGCGACGCACCCGCGAGGAGCTGGAGGAAGTGCTGGCCGAAAGGCTTGCAGTCCTGCGTTCCGGCGCCATGAACATTGCCGTGCATCCGCGGGACAGCCGCAAGTCCGCCTGA
- a CDS encoding MFS transporter has translation MSAEESSRTEEAEPGAEDDRAAAAKTAEAEATAATAASAATAERKREQRGWYFYDFAVSVYSASVLTVFLGPYLTAVAKAAADAEGFVHPLGIPVRAGSFFAYAVSASVILAVLLMPLVGAVADRTGRKKPLLAAAAYTGAAATAAMFFLGGERYLLGGLLLVVANASLSVSMVLYNAYLPQISTPDERDTVSSRGWAFGYTAGSVMLVVNLVLYMGHDSFGLSEGMAIRICLASAGLWWGAFALIPLRRLRDRAVVREPGAAPAVSGWKQLVATLKDMRRYPLTLSFLLAYLIYNDGVQTVISQASVYGSEELKLEQSTLIGAVLLVQVLAVAGALGMGRLARIYGAKRTILGSLAAWAVTLAAGYFLPARTPVWFFALAAMIGLVLGGSQALSRSLFSHLVPAGKEAEYFSAYEMSDRGLSWVGPLVFGLTYQLTGSYRDAIISLVVFFALGFVLLARVPVRRAVEAAGNPVPERI, from the coding sequence ATGAGTGCGGAAGAGAGCAGCAGGACCGAGGAAGCGGAACCCGGGGCGGAGGACGACAGAGCCGCGGCCGCCAAGACGGCCGAGGCCGAAGCGACCGCCGCGACCGCCGCGTCCGCCGCGACCGCCGAACGCAAGCGCGAGCAGCGGGGCTGGTACTTCTACGACTTCGCCGTCTCGGTCTACTCGGCGAGCGTGCTGACCGTGTTCCTCGGGCCCTACCTGACCGCGGTGGCCAAGGCTGCCGCGGACGCCGAGGGCTTCGTGCACCCGCTGGGCATCCCGGTGCGCGCCGGATCCTTCTTCGCCTACGCCGTCTCGGCCTCGGTGATCCTGGCCGTCCTGCTGATGCCGCTGGTGGGGGCCGTCGCCGACCGGACCGGCCGCAAGAAGCCGCTGCTGGCGGCGGCGGCCTACACGGGTGCCGCGGCGACCGCCGCCATGTTCTTCCTGGGCGGTGAGCGCTATCTGCTGGGCGGCCTGCTGCTCGTCGTTGCGAACGCCTCCCTGTCCGTCTCGATGGTGCTCTACAACGCCTACCTGCCGCAGATCTCCACCCCCGACGAACGGGACACCGTCTCCTCGCGGGGCTGGGCCTTCGGCTACACCGCCGGGTCCGTGATGCTGGTGGTGAACCTGGTGCTCTACATGGGGCACGACTCCTTCGGCCTCTCCGAGGGCATGGCGATCCGGATCTGCCTGGCCTCCGCGGGCCTGTGGTGGGGGGCCTTCGCCCTGATCCCGCTGCGCCGGCTGCGGGACCGGGCCGTAGTGCGGGAGCCGGGGGCGGCTCCGGCCGTCAGTGGCTGGAAGCAGCTCGTCGCCACCCTGAAGGACATGCGGCGCTATCCGCTGACCCTGTCGTTCCTGCTCGCGTACCTGATCTACAACGACGGCGTGCAGACCGTGATCTCCCAGGCCTCCGTCTACGGCTCGGAGGAGCTGAAGCTGGAGCAGTCCACCCTGATCGGGGCGGTGCTGCTGGTGCAGGTCCTGGCGGTGGCGGGCGCCCTGGGCATGGGCCGCCTCGCCCGGATCTACGGAGCCAAGCGCACGATCCTGGGCTCGCTGGCCGCGTGGGCGGTGACGCTGGCGGCCGGATACTTCCTGCCGGCCCGGACCCCGGTGTGGTTCTTCGCGCTCGCCGCGATGATCGGGCTGGTGCTGGGAGGCAGCCAGGCGCTGTCGCGCTCCCTCTTCTCGCACCTGGTGCCGGCGGGCAAGGAGGCCGAGTACTTCTCGGCGTACGAGATGAGCGACCGGGGCCTGAGCTGGGTGGGGCCGCTGGTGTTCGGCCTGACGTACCAGCTCACGGGCAGCTACCGGGACGCGATCATCTCGCTGGTGGTCTTCTTCGCACTGGGATTCGTGCTCCTGGCGCGAGTGCCGGTGCGGCGCGCGGTGGAGGCGGCAGGCAATCCTGTACCGGAGCGGATCTGA
- a CDS encoding glycerophosphodiester phosphodiesterase: MTHVRLRHPYLDHPAPIPFAHRGGAADGLENTAAAFRRATEAGYRYFETDVHATVDGKLVAFHDSTLDRVTDGRGRIAELPWKRIREARVGGTEPLPLFEELLEEFPDARWNIDIKAESALHPLVNLIARAGIWDRVCVSSFSESRVARAQKIAGPRLATSYGVRGVLGLRLRSYAIPAALRVGAVAAQVPETQAGIRVVDRRFVRTAHERGLQVHVWTVNEPERMEALLDLGVDGIMTDRIDILRTVLDRRGAWA, translated from the coding sequence GTGACGCACGTACGCCTTCGCCATCCGTATCTGGACCACCCGGCTCCGATCCCCTTCGCGCACCGGGGCGGTGCCGCGGACGGGCTGGAGAACACCGCCGCCGCCTTCCGCCGGGCCACCGAAGCGGGCTACCGGTACTTCGAGACCGATGTGCACGCCACCGTGGACGGGAAACTCGTCGCCTTCCACGACTCCACGCTGGACCGGGTCACCGACGGCCGGGGCCGGATCGCCGAACTGCCCTGGAAGCGGATCCGCGAGGCCCGGGTGGGGGGCACCGAGCCGCTGCCGCTCTTCGAGGAGCTGCTGGAGGAGTTCCCGGACGCCCGCTGGAACATCGACATCAAGGCCGAGTCGGCGCTGCACCCGCTGGTCAACCTGATCGCCCGGGCCGGGATCTGGGACCGGGTCTGCGTGAGCTCCTTCTCGGAGAGCCGGGTGGCCCGCGCCCAGAAGATCGCCGGGCCCCGGCTGGCGACCTCCTACGGCGTACGCGGGGTGCTCGGCCTGCGGCTGCGCTCGTACGCCATTCCCGCGGCGCTGCGCGTGGGGGCGGTGGCGGCGCAGGTTCCCGAGACCCAGGCCGGGATCCGCGTGGTCGACCGCCGGTTCGTACGGACCGCGCACGAGCGGGGACTCCAGGTGCACGTCTGGACCGTGAACGAACCGGAACGTATGGAGGCTCTCCTCGACCTGGGTGTCGATGGCATCATGACCGACCGGATCGACATCTTGCGCACGGTGCTGGACCGGCGCGGGGCCTGGGCCTGA